One stretch of Akkermansia sp. RCC_12PD DNA includes these proteins:
- a CDS encoding alpha-1,2-fucosyltransferase — MKKQVKILVGICSCQRMKEKRDAVRETWLEHPADGIECVFFVGGKEGLEEERGDTVVLDTADGYDELPGKVKSFFRYALENYDFEWLFKCDDDTYVDLSRLESVVDDEYDLIGDVMVSTRHSPSGGAGYFLKRSMVEKLVEAPGFADCGAEDLIVGELVGKLEGRLKSTGRLYMNNVYYPDAGNDMVTAHWCTPPILRALYAFNYSRPDLVGDASHPHWKDELHFYANGVFRRKSSGCYGWWSMGSQGELILKWLVWPMEQLLPQHGKYVGSSITIQFHAGMMPLEQLCQEHGSNAEFPHSSKLYVHLGCGDRRLNGWLNLDAPNYDISRPLPWESESVDAYYLEHVIDGISSEKACCFFFEAFRSLKPGGILRLAFRDVLSLTGTVTPAFRQYMKSKYPDTFIPANEVGAILAFYKQKSLWTVDSLTEVLKSAGFEVEVRDPGVSEYGHLQSLERRSDRDEHPFDLLGTVCMEAKKPANGTRPGHAPVNFRILSPHKWNGCVAPFFKDYARTGNHLFQIAATYAHALRHGLECKIPWKMREETRNLQEWLGDSCACCPEGGYDFPVVYEEPCFSYRPIPGMIRQGAIEGYFQSEKYFEEYGNEIRALFGNLIAPKQEGTAGVHLRMGDYLNLTFLYHTPDVPFLNEALARLSGNIRKLVVFSDSPEHARKLMENVSEARRFEVTVDEHKTLGALRELTAMQELVLSCSSFSWWGAYLGDQDKVFIQKEWFVSKIKDYQDVYRDKWIKI, encoded by the coding sequence ATGAAAAAGCAAGTGAAGATACTGGTAGGAATCTGCTCGTGCCAGCGGATGAAGGAAAAGAGGGATGCGGTGAGGGAGACGTGGCTGGAGCATCCGGCGGATGGGATAGAATGCGTGTTCTTTGTGGGAGGAAAGGAAGGACTGGAAGAGGAAAGGGGGGATACGGTGGTGCTGGACACAGCGGATGGCTACGACGAGCTACCGGGGAAGGTGAAGTCTTTCTTTCGGTATGCGCTGGAGAACTACGACTTTGAGTGGCTGTTCAAGTGTGATGACGATACGTATGTGGATTTGAGCCGTTTGGAATCCGTGGTTGATGATGAGTATGACCTGATCGGAGATGTGATGGTATCGACTCGTCACTCTCCGAGTGGGGGAGCGGGTTATTTTCTGAAAAGGAGCATGGTGGAGAAGCTTGTGGAGGCGCCCGGCTTTGCTGATTGCGGGGCGGAGGATCTGATTGTGGGTGAACTGGTAGGGAAGCTTGAAGGGAGGCTGAAGTCGACAGGCCGTCTTTACATGAATAATGTATATTACCCGGATGCCGGGAATGACATGGTAACGGCGCACTGGTGCACGCCCCCTATTCTGCGCGCCCTGTATGCATTCAATTACTCCCGGCCGGATTTGGTAGGTGATGCCAGCCATCCGCATTGGAAGGATGAACTGCATTTTTATGCCAATGGAGTATTCCGTCGCAAGTCTTCGGGCTGTTATGGCTGGTGGAGTATGGGAAGCCAGGGAGAGCTGATATTGAAATGGCTCGTCTGGCCCATGGAACAATTGCTGCCCCAGCATGGGAAATATGTGGGATCATCCATCACGATTCAATTTCATGCCGGAATGATGCCTCTGGAACAATTGTGCCAGGAACATGGAAGCAATGCCGAATTTCCGCATTCCTCCAAGTTGTATGTCCATCTTGGCTGCGGAGACCGACGTTTAAACGGCTGGCTGAATCTGGATGCTCCCAATTATGATATATCCCGTCCGCTGCCTTGGGAAAGTGAATCTGTGGATGCTTATTATTTGGAACATGTCATTGACGGGATAAGCTCGGAAAAAGCCTGCTGCTTCTTTTTTGAGGCATTTCGTTCTTTGAAACCCGGCGGCATTTTGAGGCTTGCATTCCGGGATGTGCTTTCTCTGACGGGGACTGTTACTCCTGCATTCCGCCAATACATGAAAAGCAAGTATCCGGACACGTTTATTCCTGCCAATGAAGTGGGGGCCATCCTGGCCTTCTATAAACAAAAATCCTTGTGGACGGTTGATTCGCTGACGGAAGTACTTAAATCCGCAGGTTTTGAAGTGGAGGTTCGGGATCCGGGAGTGTCGGAGTATGGTCACTTGCAGTCTCTGGAACGTCGTTCCGACCGCGATGAGCATCCTTTCGATCTGCTGGGGACCGTGTGTATGGAAGCGAAAAAGCCGGCAAACGGAACTCGGCCCGGACACGCCCCCGTCAATTTTCGTATCCTTTCTCCGCATAAGTGGAATGGTTGCGTAGCTCCTTTCTTCAAGGACTATGCACGCACCGGAAACCACCTTTTTCAGATCGCCGCTACTTACGCCCATGCTCTTCGCCATGGGCTTGAATGCAAAATACCCTGGAAAATGAGGGAAGAAACCAGGAATTTGCAAGAGTGGCTGGGAGACTCCTGCGCATGCTGTCCGGAAGGAGGATACGACTTTCCCGTTGTTTACGAGGAACCGTGTTTTTCCTACCGCCCCATTCCCGGCATGATTCGGCAAGGAGCCATAGAAGGTTACTTTCAGAGTGAAAAATATTTTGAGGAATATGGAAATGAAATTCGAGCCCTCTTCGGAAATTTAATCGCTCCCAAGCAGGAAGGAACGGCGGGAGTTCATTTAAGAATGGGTGATTACCTTAATCTGACCTTCCTCTACCATACTCCGGATGTCCCCTTCCTGAATGAAGCGCTTGCAAGGCTGTCCGGCAATATCAGGAAGCTGGTTGTTTTCTCCGACTCTCCTGAACATGCCCGGAAGCTAATGGAGAATGTTTCAGAAGCTCGCCGTTTCGAAGTGACTGTGGATGAACATAAAACGCTGGGTGCCCTTCGGGAATTGACAGCCATGCAGGAACTCGTTCTTTCCTGTTCCTCATTCTCTTGGTGGGGTGCCTATCTGGGAGATCAGGATAAAGTCTTTATCCAGAAGGAGTGGTTTGTAAGTAAAATTAAGGATTATCAGGATGTCTATCGAGATAAATGGATAAAGATTTAA
- a CDS encoding glycosyltransferase, whose protein sequence is MSTSLKKIYVNGFPSLYGGAGTELHHQILVWKHMDIDVHIIPTNDGFQNEALYLEMVGLGVHIHAPNDWSALEEGDAIIGFCNGEYLENLPAIRQKTRRTIFVNCMTWLFNKEKELMKQGLIAMFLYQNEEVRQKNMPLLKRCNDDPSIAFMTFKPYFHNDSFPFIAERSGEYFGCGRISRQDADKFAANTLHIYEYFVSPLFKRGLFLGFDQRSREKIGEPYGWIRTARDQREVSQQDFYKHCEIVLQPTDTTENWPRVGFEAMASGSVLVVDNRGGWRQMVEHGKTGWLCDHERDFIYYASKMAYEPNLRRDMAEAARERGMELGGLEASVSSWEEIFEAVEQLPA, encoded by the coding sequence ATGAGCACCTCCTTAAAGAAAATCTATGTCAACGGCTTCCCCAGCCTCTACGGCGGAGCCGGAACTGAACTCCACCACCAGATACTGGTCTGGAAACACATGGACATTGACGTCCACATCATCCCCACCAACGACGGCTTCCAAAACGAAGCCCTCTACCTGGAAATGGTGGGGCTGGGCGTTCACATCCACGCTCCCAACGACTGGTCCGCCCTGGAAGAAGGGGATGCCATCATCGGATTCTGCAACGGCGAATACCTGGAAAACCTCCCCGCCATCCGCCAAAAAACCAGGCGCACCATCTTCGTCAACTGCATGACCTGGCTCTTCAACAAGGAAAAGGAACTCATGAAGCAGGGGCTCATTGCCATGTTCCTTTACCAAAACGAAGAAGTCCGCCAGAAAAACATGCCCCTGCTCAAGCGCTGCAATGACGACCCCTCCATTGCGTTCATGACCTTCAAGCCCTACTTCCACAACGACTCCTTCCCCTTCATCGCCGAGAGAAGCGGGGAATACTTCGGCTGCGGGCGCATCTCCCGGCAGGACGCGGACAAATTCGCCGCCAACACGCTCCACATCTACGAATACTTCGTCTCCCCCCTCTTCAAGCGTGGCCTGTTTTTGGGCTTCGACCAGAGGAGCCGGGAGAAAATCGGAGAACCCTACGGGTGGATACGCACGGCGCGCGACCAGAGGGAGGTGAGCCAGCAGGACTTCTACAAGCACTGTGAAATAGTGCTTCAGCCCACGGACACGACGGAAAACTGGCCGAGAGTGGGCTTTGAGGCGATGGCCAGCGGCAGCGTGCTGGTGGTGGACAACCGCGGAGGTTGGCGCCAGATGGTGGAGCACGGCAAAACCGGATGGCTGTGCGACCATGAAAGGGACTTCATCTACTACGCCAGCAAGATGGCCTACGAACCGAACCTGAGGAGGGACATGGCGGAGGCGGCTCGTGAGCGGGGTATGGAGCTGGGGGGGCTGGAAGCGTCGGTATCCAGCTGGGAGGAAATCTTTGAAGCGGTGGAACAGCTTCCTGCCTAG
- a CDS encoding DUF418 domain-containing protein, which yields MTENTPINNTQRIQVVDALRGFAIIAIMLVHFLEHFIYNSYPVSSSPAMASVNETVKEAFFFLFAGKSYTMFALLFGFTYAIQYGNQLKKGKDFAGRFAWRLCLLAGFACLNAIFFPGGDILLTFATVGFILIPARRLSTTALVLASFFFLAQPLEIIYAAVQWISPGWTPPILHAPESYPTLKVFVDSGNFWSMAWHNLTLGQVASYTWGIDAGRLMQAPGLFILGFILGKGGFFKESDKNTVFWVRTLLISAVVSFTFFIAKEVPTLYTPVKTIFTMWHNVSFTGIWVAAFVLLYRLEYFRKMTAGLTFYGKMSLTNYISQSIIGSLIFFPYALGLAPYLGYLNSFLVGLVIMLLQIRFCQWWLARHKYGPLEGLWHRATWICSQR from the coding sequence ATGACTGAAAACACTCCTATTAACAATACCCAGCGTATCCAGGTTGTAGATGCCTTGAGAGGTTTCGCGATCATTGCCATTATGCTGGTTCATTTTTTGGAGCACTTCATCTATAATTCCTATCCGGTTTCTTCTTCTCCGGCAATGGCCTCCGTCAATGAAACGGTAAAAGAGGCTTTCTTTTTCCTATTTGCGGGAAAATCTTATACAATGTTTGCTCTGTTGTTCGGGTTTACATATGCGATTCAATATGGAAACCAGTTGAAGAAGGGAAAGGACTTTGCCGGACGGTTCGCCTGGAGGTTATGCCTGTTGGCTGGTTTTGCCTGTTTGAATGCCATTTTCTTCCCCGGCGGAGATATCCTGCTGACCTTTGCAACTGTCGGGTTCATTTTAATTCCCGCGCGTCGTTTGAGCACAACGGCTCTTGTCCTGGCTTCCTTCTTCTTTCTGGCTCAGCCGCTGGAAATCATTTATGCTGCAGTTCAATGGATATCACCCGGCTGGACGCCTCCCATCCTGCATGCGCCGGAATCTTATCCCACGTTAAAGGTCTTTGTGGATTCGGGCAACTTCTGGTCCATGGCCTGGCATAACCTGACTCTGGGGCAAGTCGCCAGTTATACTTGGGGTATTGACGCCGGGCGCCTGATGCAGGCCCCGGGCCTGTTCATCCTCGGATTCATTCTGGGGAAGGGCGGCTTTTTTAAGGAAAGCGACAAAAATACGGTTTTCTGGGTCAGGACTCTGTTGATTTCCGCCGTTGTTTCTTTCACATTCTTTATTGCAAAAGAAGTGCCGACACTTTACACCCCCGTCAAAACCATCTTTACCATGTGGCATAATGTCAGCTTTACGGGGATATGGGTAGCGGCTTTCGTCCTGCTTTATCGGCTGGAATATTTCCGTAAAATGACGGCAGGGCTGACATTCTACGGCAAAATGAGTTTGACGAATTATATTTCCCAGTCGATCATTGGATCGTTGATTTTTTTCCCGTATGCATTGGGCCTCGCCCCTTATCTGGGGTATTTGAACAGCTTCCTTGTTGGCCTGGTCATCATGCTGTTGCAGATCAGGTTTTGTCAATGGTGGCTGGCGCGGCACAAATATGGCCCGCTGGAAGGGCTTTGGCACCGAGCCACATGGATTTGTTCCCAACGTTAA
- the raiA gene encoding ribosome-associated translation inhibitor RaiA, which yields MQKVNVNTPITITGRHVEVTDAIREFVTKKIEGIRLDFPRIMEVKVLLDVQRDRMISQVILFCSDHITIDASTEGADMYACIDETITKIMRRMRKHKTRLMKKFRPHHQETIRKLDETVYDDSVLDHPEDSKEDPEPMLIHRESYNLKKLYKEEAIMELELSDKPFVLYRNARRDVLQIVYRRPDGDYSIIELGTTL from the coding sequence ATGCAAAAGGTAAACGTAAATACACCTATTACGATCACGGGGCGCCATGTGGAAGTAACCGACGCGATCCGGGAATTCGTAACGAAAAAGATTGAAGGGATCCGTCTGGATTTCCCGCGCATTATGGAGGTTAAAGTCTTACTTGATGTCCAACGCGACCGCATGATTTCTCAGGTTATCCTGTTCTGCTCGGACCACATCACCATTGACGCTTCCACGGAGGGAGCGGACATGTACGCCTGCATCGACGAAACGATCACCAAGATCATGCGCCGCATGCGCAAGCACAAAACACGCCTGATGAAAAAATTCCGTCCTCATCATCAGGAAACCATCCGCAAGCTGGATGAAACCGTGTATGACGATTCCGTACTCGATCATCCGGAAGATTCCAAGGAAGACCCGGAACCGATGCTGATCCACCGGGAAAGCTATAACCTCAAGAAGCTCTACAAGGAAGAAGCCATCATGGAACTGGAGCTTTCCGACAAGCCTTTCGTGCTGTACAGGAACGCCCGCCGCGATGTTCTTCAGATCGTGTACAGAAGGCCGGACGGAGATTACTCCATCATTGAGCTCGGCACTACTTTATAA
- a CDS encoding ABC-F family ATP-binding cassette domain-containing protein: protein MLTIKKLTKAHAGRTLFRETEMTINWGERVALVGPNGAGKSTLFRMILGEDTPDEGSISLDEYAIVGYLPQEASEPKDETVLEIAMGVTPEMERAIHIIRMSENANKTDTPEYADAIDTFNAANGYQLEPKAKKILKGLAFRESDFHRPAREMSGGWIMRAYLAKLLVLEPDLLMLDEPTNHLDLLSLLWLQRYLKNYPGAILMISHDRDFMDELVENVYDIDNEELVEYRGNYTDFLKQRDVRFEQLQAAYRNQQKEIAHIQEFIDRFRSINSKAGQVQSRIKQLEKMKVIQKPVARRKVFKFNFPQPPRSTQKVIELEKVCQSYGDHKVYENLDLLVERGERTVLVGPNGAGKSTLLKILAGIIPIDSGKRIPGTTTRIGYFSQARTENLNPENTVLEEIMKCNAEIREEEARSILGSFLFRRLDVEKRVSVLSGGEKSRLSLVKFLVDPPNLLLMDEPTTHLDLLSVEALVQALKHYEGTLVFISHDVHFIRSLAEKTLHVNRGTITTYAGGYDYYLEKSGILDDEKGGITAE, encoded by the coding sequence ATGCTGACAATTAAAAAACTTACAAAAGCCCACGCCGGACGCACCCTGTTCAGAGAAACGGAAATGACCATCAACTGGGGAGAGAGAGTTGCCCTGGTTGGACCCAATGGCGCAGGCAAATCCACCTTGTTCCGCATGATTCTCGGGGAAGATACGCCAGACGAAGGTTCCATCAGCCTGGATGAATATGCCATTGTAGGCTACCTGCCCCAGGAGGCCAGCGAACCGAAGGACGAGACCGTGCTGGAAATAGCGATGGGCGTCACACCGGAAATGGAACGGGCGATCCATATCATCCGCATGAGCGAGAATGCCAATAAAACGGACACGCCGGAGTATGCGGACGCGATTGACACATTTAATGCCGCCAACGGCTATCAGCTGGAACCCAAGGCCAAGAAGATTCTCAAGGGACTTGCCTTCCGGGAAAGCGATTTTCACCGTCCCGCACGGGAGATGTCCGGCGGATGGATCATGCGCGCCTATCTGGCCAAACTGCTGGTTCTGGAACCGGACCTCCTGATGCTGGACGAACCCACCAACCACCTGGACCTTCTTTCCCTGCTCTGGCTCCAGCGTTATCTGAAAAATTATCCCGGCGCCATCCTGATGATTTCCCACGATCGGGATTTCATGGATGAGCTGGTGGAAAACGTGTACGACATCGACAACGAGGAATTGGTAGAATACCGCGGCAATTATACGGATTTCCTGAAACAAAGGGATGTCCGCTTTGAACAGCTCCAGGCCGCCTACCGCAACCAGCAGAAGGAAATCGCGCACATTCAGGAGTTCATCGACCGTTTCCGCTCCATTAACTCCAAGGCGGGCCAGGTGCAGAGCCGCATCAAGCAGCTGGAAAAAATGAAGGTCATCCAAAAGCCCGTAGCACGCAGAAAGGTGTTCAAGTTCAACTTCCCCCAGCCTCCGCGCAGTACACAGAAGGTGATTGAGCTGGAAAAGGTGTGCCAGTCCTACGGCGACCACAAAGTCTATGAAAACCTGGATCTGCTGGTGGAACGCGGGGAAAGAACTGTTCTAGTGGGTCCCAACGGTGCGGGAAAATCCACCCTTCTGAAAATCCTTGCCGGCATCATCCCCATCGACTCCGGCAAGCGTATTCCCGGCACCACAACGCGCATCGGGTACTTTTCCCAGGCACGTACGGAAAACCTGAATCCGGAAAACACCGTTCTGGAGGAAATCATGAAGTGCAATGCAGAAATCCGGGAGGAGGAAGCGCGTTCCATTCTGGGGTCCTTCCTGTTCCGCCGCCTGGATGTGGAGAAACGCGTCAGCGTGTTGTCCGGGGGAGAAAAATCACGCCTCAGTCTGGTCAAATTCCTGGTGGACCCTCCCAACCTCCTGCTGATGGATGAACCGACTACCCACCTGGATCTCCTTTCCGTGGAAGCCCTTGTCCAGGCCCTGAAACATTATGAAGGCACGCTGGTCTTCATCTCCCACGACGTGCACTTCATCCGCTCCCTGGCGGAAAAAACCCTGCACGTCAACCGGGGAACCATCACCACCTACGCAGGCGGTTACGATTATTACCTGGAGAAATCCGGGATTCTGGACGACGAGAAGGGCGGCATCACGGCGGAATAG
- the fabG gene encoding 3-oxoacyl-[acyl-carrier-protein] reductase gives MQKLAGKTAIVTGAGRGIGNAIARRFASEGATVILISRSASSCGGAAEEINKEFPGSCTAYPCDVADYDAVQETAAAILANFPQIDILVNNAGITRDTLMLRMKEEDWDSVMSTNLKSAFNMVKAFQRILMKSPAGRIINMSSVVGLTGNMGQANYAASKAGLIGFTKSLAQEFASRKVTSNAIAPGFIATDMTDAIPEKIKEEMLKKIPLGSLGEPNDIASLTAFLASDDARYITGQVITCDGGMTM, from the coding sequence ATGCAAAAATTAGCAGGTAAAACAGCAATCGTCACCGGCGCAGGCCGCGGCATCGGCAATGCCATTGCCCGGCGCTTCGCTTCGGAAGGAGCTACGGTCATCCTGATCAGCCGCAGCGCATCCAGCTGCGGGGGAGCCGCGGAAGAAATCAACAAGGAATTCCCCGGTTCATGCACGGCCTATCCCTGTGACGTGGCAGATTATGACGCGGTTCAGGAAACTGCGGCGGCCATTCTGGCAAACTTTCCGCAGATTGACATTCTGGTGAACAACGCCGGAATTACGCGCGACACCCTGATGCTCCGCATGAAAGAGGAAGACTGGGATTCCGTCATGTCCACCAACCTGAAAAGCGCCTTCAACATGGTCAAGGCTTTCCAGCGCATCCTGATGAAATCCCCTGCGGGCCGCATCATCAACATGAGTTCCGTCGTAGGCCTCACGGGCAACATGGGCCAGGCCAACTACGCTGCCTCCAAGGCAGGCCTCATCGGCTTCACCAAGTCCCTTGCCCAGGAATTCGCCAGCCGTAAAGTAACAAGCAACGCCATCGCGCCCGGCTTCATCGCCACGGACATGACGGACGCCATCCCGGAAAAGATCAAGGAGGAAATGCTCAAAAAGATTCCTCTGGGGTCCCTTGGAGAACCGAACGACATCGCATCCCTTACCGCCTTCCTTGCCTCCGATGATGCACGCTATATCACCGGACAGGTCATCACCTGCGACGGGGGCATGACGATGTAA
- a CDS encoding SUMF1/EgtB/PvdO family nonheme iron enzyme — translation MRGIFLVSCLLGGGALLAGCRDDGSPRPATEDAARITGARQWGESRSALQKRELERAAGPALPVPDGLPSPELVGTTRQIHQLIESTGTPARFESYTEAVPAAGASLRMIAIPGGSFLMGSPENEPHRKPDEGPQHEVSISPFWISEMEIPWELYTAFMENGRPRAKDGQLLEEQPDDELWDAVTQPTAPYTAMNLGMGHGYERGMPAISMSHHAASKFCEWLSAQTGHYYRLPTEAEWEYAARAGNPGAYCYGSGEDRLERYAWYWDNSNDRYQRTGTREPNAWGLRDMHGNVAEWVLDSYAPDAYGKRTGNAVKDPLVIRPRAPHIVRGGSWEDDPDRLRSAARRASTPAWNRQDPQNPKSIWYLTDGGMIGFRVVRPMHIPDVITMHRLWNFSKGEP, via the coding sequence ATGCGCGGCATTTTCCTTGTTTCCTGCCTCCTCGGGGGGGGTGCCCTGCTGGCAGGGTGCCGGGATGACGGCAGTCCCAGGCCAGCCACGGAGGATGCCGCGCGCATTACCGGCGCGCGCCAGTGGGGAGAAAGCCGTTCCGCGCTTCAAAAACGGGAACTGGAACGTGCTGCAGGACCTGCCCTTCCCGTTCCCGACGGCTTGCCCTCTCCGGAACTGGTGGGAACCACGCGCCAAATTCATCAGCTCATCGAATCAACGGGTACCCCTGCCCGGTTTGAATCCTATACGGAGGCCGTACCCGCAGCGGGCGCCTCCCTGCGCATGATTGCCATACCGGGAGGTTCCTTCCTGATGGGAAGCCCGGAAAATGAACCCCACCGTAAGCCGGACGAAGGCCCTCAGCATGAAGTAAGCATTTCTCCCTTCTGGATCTCGGAAATGGAAATCCCCTGGGAACTTTACACCGCCTTCATGGAAAACGGGCGTCCGCGCGCCAAAGACGGTCAACTGTTGGAGGAACAGCCGGACGACGAACTCTGGGATGCCGTGACACAGCCCACAGCGCCCTATACCGCCATGAACCTGGGAATGGGCCACGGCTATGAACGCGGCATGCCGGCCATTTCCATGTCCCACCACGCCGCCAGTAAATTCTGCGAATGGCTCAGCGCCCAGACCGGGCATTACTACCGCCTTCCCACGGAAGCGGAATGGGAATACGCCGCCCGTGCCGGAAATCCCGGTGCTTATTGCTACGGCAGCGGAGAAGACCGCCTGGAGCGGTACGCATGGTATTGGGACAACTCCAATGACCGCTACCAGCGGACGGGAACCAGAGAACCGAATGCCTGGGGCCTGCGCGACATGCATGGAAACGTGGCGGAATGGGTTCTGGACTCCTACGCACCGGATGCTTACGGGAAAAGAACCGGGAATGCCGTGAAAGACCCGCTAGTTATCCGGCCCAGAGCGCCCCACATCGTCCGGGGCGGTTCATGGGAGGATGATCCGGACCGACTGCGAAGCGCCGCACGCCGTGCCAGCACCCCCGCCTGGAACCGGCAAGACCCCCAGAACCCTAAAAGCATCTGGTACCTGACAGACGGCGGCATGATTGGCTTCCGCGTGGTACGCCCCATGCACATCCCGGACGTAATTACCATGCACCGCCTCTGGAATTTTTCTAAAGGGGAACCATGA
- a CDS encoding PEP-CTERM sorting domain-containing protein — protein sequence MKKILSILMLTAGLNVAASAATTLLEQSIVGYSDFESRIADFGTQRDSVTIATSGDNLLLSGPDVKFSQPSGNGGRNNMTLSMVLDLSKLNTPESYTALFNAKGGSTSWGVGLNTDRTLQGLWNNGAYSGGPTTTTLGTEGTLTISVVTGESGTRIYLGDESTYYTASGLKFGNVDITQLLINAGMADAIEQLYVHDSALSQEQIGQLMAEIANVPEPATASLSLLGLAALMMRRRRA from the coding sequence ATGAAGAAAATATTGTCCATTCTAATGCTTACAGCAGGTCTCAACGTAGCCGCTTCCGCAGCCACCACCCTCCTGGAGCAGTCAATCGTGGGATATTCCGATTTTGAGTCCCGAATCGCCGATTTCGGCACCCAGCGGGACTCCGTCACAATCGCCACAAGCGGCGACAACCTGCTTCTGTCCGGTCCGGATGTCAAATTCAGCCAGCCTTCCGGTAATGGCGGGCGCAACAACATGACCCTCTCCATGGTTCTGGATTTGTCAAAACTCAATACTCCTGAAAGCTATACCGCTCTGTTCAACGCCAAAGGCGGAAGTACAAGCTGGGGTGTGGGCCTTAATACAGACCGCACCCTGCAGGGATTGTGGAATAATGGAGCCTATTCCGGCGGCCCTACGACGACAACCCTGGGTACGGAAGGCACGCTGACCATTTCCGTGGTTACCGGAGAATCCGGAACCCGCATTTATCTGGGGGACGAGTCCACCTATTATACTGCTAGCGGATTGAAATTCGGCAATGTGGATATCACCCAGCTCCTGATTAACGCGGGAATGGCGGACGCCATTGAACAGCTCTACGTGCATGATTCCGCCCTTTCACAAGAGCAGATAGGCCAGCTCATGGCTGAAATAGCAAACGTTCCGGAACCCGCCACTGCTTCCCTGAGCCTGCTGGGGCTGGCCGCTCTGATGATGCGCCGCCGCAGAGCATAG
- a CDS encoding N-acetylmuramoyl-L-alanine amidase, with amino-acid sequence MKIALSIGHSPKDGGAETYDKKYSEYSFWKHHLPLLQKELQQMGHQAPIVNRSDTGGTTPGHAAAACNNTGAHLAIEFHFNSADSPSATGTETLYWESSPKGKLAATLVNDAMVSVLELKNRGLKPVNRQSARAVSYFTKTRMPAVLVEPAFAASNPEDNERLQNRIRELCVEVARAINEWKP; translated from the coding sequence ATGAAAATTGCCTTATCCATCGGCCACTCTCCAAAAGACGGAGGAGCGGAAACATATGATAAAAAATATTCCGAATACTCTTTCTGGAAACATCATCTGCCCTTGCTGCAGAAGGAACTTCAACAGATGGGGCACCAGGCACCTATCGTCAACCGTTCCGACACCGGAGGAACCACTCCCGGACATGCGGCGGCAGCCTGCAACAACACCGGGGCGCACCTGGCCATTGAATTCCATTTCAACAGCGCGGATTCTCCTTCCGCTACCGGCACGGAAACTTTGTACTGGGAAAGCTCCCCCAAGGGAAAACTGGCAGCCACACTGGTAAACGACGCCATGGTAAGTGTTCTGGAGCTGAAAAACCGGGGGTTAAAACCGGTCAACAGGCAAAGCGCACGTGCCGTTTCCTACTTCACCAAAACCAGAATGCCCGCCGTTCTGGTGGAACCGGCCTTTGCTGCATCCAATCCGGAGGACAATGAACGACTCCAAAACCGCATCCGCGAACTTTGTGTGGAAGTGGCCCGTGCCATCAACGAGTGGAAGCCTTGA